The sequence catccatccatctgtccatcatccatccatcatccatgattccatccatcatccatccatccatgattccatccatcatccatccatccatgatTCCATCCATTAttacatccatccatccatgattccatccatgcatccatgattccatccatcatccatccatccatgattacatccatccatccatgatTCCATCCATGTATCCATGATTCCATCCAtgcatcatccatccatccatctgtccatcatccatccatcatccatgattccatccatccatccatccatccatgataccatccatcatccatccatccatgatTCCATCCATGATTCCATCCAtgcatcatccatccatccatccatctgtccatcatccatccatcatccatgattccatccatccatccatccatgattccatccatcatccatccatccgtccatccgTCCATCCCACACCACCTggcccatcccagctcctcagccAAACTGGGGGCATTCCCTGACTCTGTCACCAGCCGTTATTTCCTCCTAATTTACCCTGCCTCCGTTAATTAAAACCACTGAAGGCAATTAGCGCCCAGCCCGAGGCTCCTCTGTGCCTCCTgtgccagctcctccctgccGTGCAGCTCTGCGCTgatccctctgctctccctgcacaTAACCACCTCATCATTAATATCCCATTAGCAATTAACACACTCCTGCAGCTCGCCTTTAACGAGGCCTGGCTGGGCAAGCCCCTCCCCGCTCCTCAAATCAGCTCCCAGCTGGACGTGGGCACTCCCAAACTCCTTTTCCCACAAattcccatcccctccccacaCCCCATTCCCGCTGCGTCGGGGGCGTTCCTAAACCCCCAATCCCTGCAACACCCTCACGGCTCAGCCGTGCTGACACCGGCATCCCCGCGGTGCCACCAGGGCGTGGGCACCTTTGTCACGAGCTCTGCTAGCCCCGTGGGCACCTCTGGCCTTGCCCAGAGCGCCGAGCGTGGCACAAACCCGTCAGCGGCGCGTGGGCCCCGGAAAAGGCTCTTCCGCAGAATCCCCTGCTCACACGGGGCCCGGCTTTGTCCCCAAGCCCTCGTCCCAGACGCTCTTTAGGTGTGATTTCCACAGGGTTTTGTCACCACCAGCCAGCCCAGGTGTGTCGCaaccccagctgtgccagctctgccacGGCAGCAGGCCCGCGTGGTGCCCCTTCAGTGAGAGATGCTTTTTTGggatcttttttttcttccttttcctgcctGGGAGCCTGGGTTTTCAGCAGCACGCCCAAAAATCCACCTTTTCCCACGATGCCAAGGGGGACACAGCAGTGGGGGCTTTGTTTGGGACTtgcagggggtccccagggaggttttggggtccctaaGGAGGGTTTTGGGATCCCTAAGGAGGGTTTTGGGTCCCTAAGGAGCATTTGGGATCCCTaaggagggtttggggtccccagggagagttttggggtccccagggagAGTTTAGGATCCCTAAGGAGGGTTTTGGGTCCCTAAGGAGGGTTTTGGTTCCCTAAGGAGCATTTGGGATCCCTaaggagggtttggggtccccaagGAGGGTTTAGGATCCCTAAGGAGGGTTTTGGGTCCCTAaggagggttttggggttcccagggaggtgccagTCCCCGGTGCCAGTCCAAGCCCCCCAGCCTGTGCTTCCAGGTTTGATTTtccagagcaggagccacctcCCTTGGCTCCAGAGGTGGCAGGAACACAAGGACTGTCCCCACAGTGGCCAGAGGAGCAGGTGACAGGCAATTTTGGCCAGGAGAACACTCAGGAATGAGGTCCCCATGCCCTGCAACGCCACTTTGGGCACTCAAATCCCACCCCGGcgccttcagctcctggtgacACCCATTTGGGGACACATTTTGGCACCCAGGAAGGGTTTTGGCCACACTGCAGGCTGACTCTTTCTTTTGCTGACTCTTTCCTTGTAATTCCCAGCACCATCAAGACTTCCTACATCTCAGCTAGGTAGCCAGAAgagcaaaaaatccaaaattcatCGACATTTTGAGGGCCTTTCTGAGCAGGACCCAGCTCAAGCCCAGCTTTTATGGACAAGAACAACAGCAAAGTGCCCACATTTCTTGGCCAGAGCAAAGGGACAGCTgagaaatcccaaatccatcccccTGACCCCATGGAGGAGCCCCCCAGAGCTTTTCAAACACCTCCAGCAGTGCTGAGAGCTGTTTTTTCCTcccggggtgaggagggaggtgCTGCTATTGTGcctgtttttttcttacagCCCAAAGCCACAGCGTAATTtccaccaccaccagcagcagccgtTTCACCTGCGCCAGGGCcgaggagggaaaaaaaaaaaaaaagaagaaaaaaaagaaaagaaaaggaaaaaaaaagggcgTTTGAAGTcggctttttggttttttttttttttggtggctgCATCTGTGCAACCGAATTTCTTTGTGCCAAAGGGGCCTGGCAGGGAGGTGCCCCCTGTGCGTGTTCAGGTGTGCACGGGTGTCCTTGCCAGGTGCGTGCCCCTCTcgttgtgttttttttcctctgcatttggggctccctgtcctgtcctgtgctGGCCCTTCCGCCCACGTGGCCCTGGGCAGGTCCTGTTGGTTTGTCACCAGGGTGGGTGGGCGTGAGGAGCGCTGAAATCTGCGCTGACCCCAGCCCTGGTGCTCTCCCAGGTTCACCTTGAGCCAGCTGTGAGCCCTCCGGACGGACCCCCagcgctggcacagcctggcagtgccaccgtgtccccaaggctgccactgcagcagggaggtgttggcactgagccagcagcagcaaaaaaaaggaatttctgAGCTCCTGAACCCCCAAATTGGGCACCAACCCCGAGGGAGCGGCACCgagctgctgcctgtccctcaggcacagccctggggacagaattgctgtgccctggggacaaaactcctgctgtgccctggggacagaattgctgtgccctggggacaaaactcctgctgtgccctggaAATGGAGCTTTGGGGAGAACCCTGCGAGGGCACCATCACTGCCACCCCCGGCAGGACCccccaggcaggcaggggacatggggacagcgcCTTTcccccacctgggagcccccagagggatggagagcccagcctggctcccccCATCCCCACCCGGCCTCCAGCGCTCTCATCCCCCAAAGAACGAGCCCGAACCCCCATTTCCATCCCTCCGAGGGGCACTCGGAGAGCGCAGctcaccccacagcccccacaggtgctccccaaatcccacctgggcGCTCAGAGCCCTTGCCCCGGCTCTCACCTGTTGGCAGCGAGGGGAGCAGCGGCCGCTCTCACAGTCCCATGTCCCGCTGGGGCTGTGCCCGTCACGTCCTCCCCATCCCCGGCAGCCCGAGAGGAGCCCCCCGAGTCTTGTGGGGTGCAGAGAGGAGCCCCACGAGGCTTGTGGGGTGCGGAGAGGAGCCCCCGAATCTTGCGGGGTGCAGAGAGGAGCCCCCCAAGCCTTGCGGGATGCGGAGAGGAGCCCCCCCAAGCCTTGCAGGGTGCGAAGAGGAGCCCCCCGAGGCTTGCAGGATGCGGAGAGGAGACCCCCAAGCCTTGTGGGGTGCAGAGAGGAGCCTCCCAAGCCTTGTGGGGTGCGGAGAGGAGCCCCCCCAGCCTTGTGGGGTGCGGAGAGGAGCCCCCCAAGCCTTGTGGGATGCAGAGAGGAGCCCCCCAAGCCTTGTGGGATGCAGAGAGGAGCCCCCCAAGCCTTGTGGGGTGCAGAGAGGAGCCCCCCAAGCCTTGTGGGGTGCAGAGAGGagccccccgggcccggctgcgccgccgccgccgccgccctccCCGCCTTGGCCCGGTTTCCTGCCTCATGAGCAAACTCTAGAGGAGCCCGTTCTCAGCTCGCCCCCGACCGCAAGAGCGAGTGACAAACCCCGATGGCTTCCTGCCATCCCCGGCCCCGCGCGTCCCCCTGGCGAGGCGATGCTGAGAGCCTCAGGGGCTGGCACCCGCTGCCAGCTCCgctgtgtgccctgtgctgccCCCTCGCCGtgccctgggccagcctggcagtgccctccGCCCTGGGGTCCCCTCCTGGCGCTGTCACCCTCCTCCTTGTGCCCCAAGGTCCAGCTGTGTGGGACACAGCTCACAGCCCCCCTCCGGCTGCCACCGCCGTGCCACCGCCGTGCCACCGCCGTGCCACCGCcgccctgggcagcctgagaGCCGCGGTGACAAGGGCCGCGGCTGAGGGGACACGCGGTGCCCCCGGCGGGCTGGCAGCGCTGTTTTGGAGGCAGCTCGGAGCGCGGCAACCACAGCAGCATTGTGTTGGCTTCTTTGATGGAGCTTCAAGCCACAGGGAGCTCGGCGAGGCACAGGCAGGAAGCCCGGAGGTGACAGGGGGGGCCTGTGGCAGCTTGGAGGGCACATTCGGGCTCTCCTCGTGTCCTGGGAAGGAGAAACAGCCCCCAAAATGATCGCCACGGCTTCCCTGGCACTGTTTCACACGGGGTTCTGTGAAAATCGCATCCCCGTGTGGCACCTGGAGCTGTCAGCCGCCCAAAAAAAGGCCGGGAGTCGCATCTGGAGGCACAGATCAGGGAAAACCATCAGCTCTCACCCTCACCTCCTTTTATTCCACCTCAAAGGGCTGCTCCCCACATTTCCCATCGGGCTGAACCCCACCACGCCCCGGGGGGGTGGTGACACTCCCGTGCCCCGGGGGGGTGGTGACACTCCCGTGCCACTCCCGTGCCATCGCCCTGGGGGCAGCACGACCTGCCCCGAGTCCTGAGGGACCCCAAACACCCTCGGGTGCTCTCGGGGCTCCCCCGCAGCCTCCGGGGGGGGCTCAGCACAGGGAGAAGCGGCGGGAGTTGATGTTCATGCGGGTGACGCCGATGTGCTTGAGCGGCGTGGAGAGCAGGAAGGCGGCCTTGGGGGGGATGGTGCACAGCAGATCCGAGTCTTCCTCGCAGCCCTCGAGGCCGAAGGTGGCGTCGTCCAGCATCTCCTTGTGCTGGTGGCAGGCCTGCTCCACCTTCAGCCGGTGCAGCCGCGCCCGCAGCCGCATCAGCTGCTGCGCCAGCCGCTGGTCCAGGGCCTGCATCTCCCgctgggggcaggagggaaCAGGCATGGAGCGGGATCGGCTGCCCGGGCAGCGGGGATGGGGCTCGGCCAGGGCACAAACCCTGCGATCGGCCCGcggtgccaggctgggcacagccacGGCTCAGCTCGTGCCCCCTGTGCCgcccccagagcagcaggagggggGTGACAAGCGCTCACCCCCACGAGGCCACGACCCCCGGTGCCGTGCGGGGTcaggggcagagctgtggcacCGCAGAGCCACCAAAAATCTTGGGGAAAATCCGTGTACACCCAGAGGAGCTCAGACCCCGCCGCCCTGCCGTGCCCGCCGGGGTCGGGCACGGTGTCCCCATCCCGCTCCTTGTCCCCGTCCTACTCACCAGCTCCGTCCTGAGCCACTCCAGAGCCGCCTCCGTGGTGGCAAAGCCACAAACGCCACCGTCCTGCCGCTCCTGGGGGTGCCcggggctctgctctgccccccaggtgcccccggGGGTGCCCCAGCGCTGCCCCCTCACCCGGGCCTCCCACTCCAGGTACGAGGGTCGGCGCGTCTGCAGCTTCAGCTTGGCCGCCAGCGCCTTCACGCTCTCCAGGGTCTCCTCC is a genomic window of Anomalospiza imberbis isolate Cuckoo-Finch-1a 21T00152 chromosome 25, ASM3175350v1, whole genome shotgun sequence containing:
- the FAM167B gene encoding protein FAM167B produces the protein MAFSQLKFKELGEEEPTWEEETLESVKALAAKLKLQTRRPSYLEWEARVRGQRWGTPGGTWGAEQSPGHPQERQDGGVCGFATTEAALEWLRTELREMQALDQRLAQQLMRLRARLHRLKVEQACHQHKEMLDDATFGLEGCEEDSDLLCTIPPKAAFLLSTPLKHIGVTRMNINSRRFSLC